One Solanum stenotomum isolate F172 unplaced genomic scaffold, ASM1918654v1 scaffold25323, whole genome shotgun sequence genomic window carries:
- the LOC125851419 gene encoding uncharacterized protein LOC125851419: protein MDKSWIRMPRTTKEYLVGLNQFLEFAFKNGAIEDRIKCPCPQCCFGKWQTRAVVFDHLICKPFPQNYVIWIMHGETTVLQNSESREATQDTQPPKNPVELLINEAFHGFMRESVDVGPSQVVAEEEILNDMPTSYDKDLFELLKDGREELYEGSKYSKLEFLLKLYHIKCLSGLSDKGMTMILDLLRDAFKFAKIPDSFYEAKKTINKLCLDYVKIDACPNDCMLYWGDDVNEETCKHCHTSRWKLDKKNTNSKVAATGKKKKRPAKILCYFPLKPRLQRLFMCSKMAEHMRWHAEGGNKDGIIRHPRDGEAWKRFDTTHPEFAFDSRNVRLGLASDGFNPFGAMSTNYSIWPVILVPYNLPPWLCMKQPSSILSMIIPGPQMAGNNIDVYLQPLIKELNELWSEGVETFDSSKNEMFRMRAALMWTISDFPGLGILSGWNTYTDFACPSCNFDMEPCRLHHSKKWCFVGHRRFLARNHKFRLMKNHFDGTVEERNPPKKLSGSDILQQVTNIDVTFGRQAKLNDKRKRKRIKNRQSSVGEGSTQQWKKKSIFFNLPYWESNLLHHNLDVMHIEKNVFDNIVYTLLNDKEKSKDNIKARKDLQDMDIRQDLWPDENDDFRIGAFTIPKDKKVTFLTTLKNISMPDGYSSNISRCIHLESKRIFGLKSHDCHIIMEQLLPIAIRNVLPNQVVAVLVEFCSFFRHICLKNLSLMDLEKLQKRIVTTLCHLEMLFPPSFFTVMVHLTVHLVDEVIQGGPVHYRWMYFVERLLGHFKSLIGNKSQAEGCIAEGHKIEEVLTLFSRYFEDIESRINRPKRVNDESNRNEVSEMSSMFPRQGKVVGGFITFPLTHLEKTQAHRYVLLNCASAKPFIEQHIKRSSRGRKPSVTEVEKRINREFADWFPKRIMNQDIADTISDEIKFLAQGPAPYARRFTAYNINGFKFRTLSREQGLETQNSGVFLMSDTSCIASSADRNARQADLPYYGKLEDIIELNYYGKFRVVLFKCKWADTTRDRGFKRDVWNFNCVNFSKLIHTGDREYWTVEAIVSEAAVTVVFLLHSFSFSETKENLQFICFYEEMAKTKHWQNLQNSVQTQPTLSIQPNAQPTTSQSISSVQAKRQMTFSVQATSQPVQSTQAASQSISSNQAASHSTSSSQAESQPEPFKKRVVGRESTEYWTVEAIDSEGNQKKLKVKVKEVLNLAGEDRIV, encoded by the exons ATGGATAAATCTTGGATTCGAATGCCAAGGACCACAAAAGAATATTTGGTTGGCTTGAATCAGTTCCTAGaatttgcatttaaaaatgGAGCTATAGAAGATAGAATAAAATGCCCGTGTCCTCAATGTTGTTTTGGAAAATGGCAGACTAGAGCTGTAGTGTTTGATCATTTGATTTGCAAGCCGTTTCCTCaaaattatgtcatttggatTATGCATGGGGAAACAACTGTGTTGCAAAATTCTGAAAGCAGAGAGGCTACTCAGGATACACAGCCTCCAAAAAATCCCGTAGAATTATTGATTAATGAAGCATTTCATGGGTTTATGCGAGAGAGCGTTGATGTAGGTCCGTCGCAAGTAGTGGCAGAAGAAGAGATATTAAATGATATGCCCACTTCATATGACAAAGACCTTTTTGAGTTGCTTAAAGATGGAAGGGAAGAATTGTATGAAGGGTCTAAGTACTCAAAATTAGAgtttttgttaaaattatatcacataaagTGTTTGTCTGGTCTAAGTGACAAAGGAATGACTATGATACTGGATCTACTCAGGGATGCCTTTAAATTTGCAAAGATCCCTGATTCTTTTTATGAGGCCAAGAAAACTATCAACAAGCTATGTCTTGATTATGTTAAGATTGATGCTTGTCCAAACGATTGCATGTTGTATTGGGGAGATGATGTTAATGAGGAAACATGCAAGCATTGTCACACTTCTAGATGGAAGCTTGATAAGAAGAATACAAACAGTAAAGTGGCTGCTAcgggtaagaaaaaaaaaaggcctGCAAAAATTTTGTGTTACTTCCCATTAAAGCCAAGATTACAGAGATTGTTCATGTGCTCTAAGATGGCAGAACATATGAGGTGGCATGCGGAGGGTGGTAACAAAGATGGAATCATAAGGCATCCTAGAGATGGTGAGGCATGGAAGAGATTTGATACAACTCATCCTGAATTTGCTTTTGATTCTCGAAATGTTCGGTTAGGGCTAGCTAGTGATGGTTTCAATCCCTTTGGAGCGATGAGTACTAATTATAGCATTTGGCCTGTAATTTTGGTTCCATATAACCTTCCACCTTGGTTGTGCATGAAACAACCAAGTTCTATTCTATCAATGATCATTCCAGGTCCACAGATGGCGGGAAATAACATAGATGTATACCTACAACCTCTTATTAAGGAGTTAAATGAGTTGTGGAGTGAAGGTGTAGAGACTTTTGATTCATCAAAGAATGAAATGTTCAGAATGCGGGCAGCTCTTATGTGGACAATTAGTGATTTTCCGGGCCTTGGTATCTTATCTGGTTGGAACACATATACCGATTTTGCATGTCCATCTTGTAATTTTGACATGGAACCTTGTCGACTTCATCATAGTAAAAAGTGGTGCTTTGTTGGTCATCGTCGATTTTTGGCAAGAAATCACAAATTCAGATTAATGAAGAATCATTTTGATGGAACTGTAGAAGAAAGAAACCCCCCAAAAAAGTTATCTGGATCAGATATTTTGCAACAAGTGACAAATATTGATGTTACATTTGGAAGACAAGCAAAGTTGaatgataaaagaaaaagaaaaagaataaaaaatagacAAAGCAGCGTGGGTGAAGGTTCAACTCAACAGTGGAAGAAAAAAAGCATATTCTTCAATCTTCCTTATTGGGAATCCAACTTGTTGCATCATAATTTAGATGTTATGCATAttgagaaaaatgtttttgacaatattgtatacactttgttaaatgataaagaaaagtcaaaggataatattAAAGCTCGAAAAGATCTACAAGATATGGATATAAGGCAAGACCTTTGGCCAGATGAGAATGATGATTTTCGGATTGGTGCATTTACAATTCCAAAGGATAAGAAAGTGACCTTCCTTACAACTTTAAAGAATATCTCAATGCCCGATGGTTATTCAAGTAATATATCTCGTTGTATACATCTAGAATCAAAGAGGATCTTTGGATtaaaaagtcatgattgtcacATCATTATGGAACAATTACTGCCGATAGCAATTCGCAATGTGCTTCCGAATCAAGTTGTTGCAGTTTTGGTAGAGTTCTGTTCCTTTTTTAGACACATTTGTCTGAAAAACTTGAGCCTCATGGACCTAGAAAAGCTACAAAAACGGATTGTTACCACTCTTTGCCACCTAGAGATGTTGTTCCCTCCATCCTTTTTTACTGTAATGGTTCATTTAACTGTCCATTTAGTGGACGAAGTAATACAAGGTGGTCCAGTACATTATCGATGGATGTATTTTGTTGAAAG aTTGTTAGGTCATTTCAAGTCCCTTATAGGGAATAAATCACAGGCAGAAGGATGTATAGCTGAAGGTCACAAAATTGAAGAAGTTCTAACTCTTTTTTCTCGTTATTTTGAGGATATCGAGTCGAGGATAAATAGGCCTAAACGAGTAAATGATGAATCAAATCGTAATGAGGTTTCTGAAATGTCATCTATGTTCCCTCGACAAGGTAAAGTTGTCGGAGGCTTCATAACATTTCCTTTGACTCATTTGGAGAAAACTCAAGCTCATCGATATGTGTTACTCAATTGCGCTTCAGCAAAGCCATTTATTGA GCAACACATTAAAAGGAGTTCAAGAGGCAGAAAACCTTCAGTAACAGAGGTAGAAAAGAGAATTAATAGAGAGTTTGCTGATTGGTTTCCTAAGCGG atAATGAATCAAGATATAGCAGACACAATCTCTGATGAAATAAAGTTTTTAGCACAAGGTCCAGCGCCATATGCAAGAAGATTCACTGCTTATAACATTAATGGGTTCAAATTTCGAACTTTGTCTAGAGAACAAGGATTGGAAACTCAAAATAGTGGAGTTTTTCTTATGTCTGACACTTCTTGCATTGCATCTAGTGCTGATAGAAATGCAAGACAAGCAGATTTGCCATATTATGGGAAGTTGGAAGATATTATTGAGCTTAACTATTATGGAAAGTTCAGGGTTGTGCTTTTCAAATGCAAGTGGGCTGACACTACTCGAGATAGAGGGTTTAAAAGAGATGTTTGGAATTTTAATTGTGtcaatttttctaaattgatTCACACCGGTGATCGTGAGTATTGGACCGTAGAAGCAATAG tttctgAGGCTGCTGTTACTGTTGTTTTTCTGCTTCATTCATTCTCTTTCTCAGAGACCAAGGAAAATCTGCAGTTCATCTGTTTTTATGAAG AAATGGCAAAGACCAAGCACTGGCAGAACTTGCAAAACTCAGTTCAAACACAACCTACATTGTCAATTCAACCAAATGCACAACCAACCACATCACAGTCGATTTCGTCAGTTCAGGCAAAAAGACAGATGACTTTCTCAGTTCAAGCCACATCACAACCGGTTCAGTCAACTCAGGCTGCATCACAATCGATTTCCTCAAATCAGGCTGCATCACATTCGACTTCATCAAGTCAGGCCGAATCACAACCGGAACCATTCAAGAAGCGTGTTGTTGGACGTGAGTCTACGGAGTATTGGACCGTAGAAGCAATAG